The following proteins come from a genomic window of Helicobacter canadensis MIT 98-5491:
- the nusA gene encoding transcription termination factor NusA has translation MEKILDIIEGISYEKGLPIESVMEVVKESVIKVAQQTLDSKILYDAEIDKKNKTLHLYQVISVCSDDYEAKEDKEHFIPLSEARKHDSEIKVGDELRYELSLENMNRSAVNTLFRELEFRIQRLIETQLFDKYKAQIGKIVSGSVVRIDDLGNTFVEIDEIRAILPKKNRIKGEEFKVGQVIGAVLKYVGIDKQNGISIELSRTTPKMLEELLRLEVPEIKDGEVEIVACARIPGERAKVALKTDSMKVDPVGATVGVKGVRINAVSKELKNESIDCIEFSNQPEIYIARALSPALIVSVVVEDKKAVVSISSEQKPKAIGKNGINVRLASMLTGYEIELKEIDNGTLGDRQTKEPEKSNLDILSSLFKE, from the coding sequence TTGGAAAAAATATTGGATATTATTGAGGGGATTTCTTATGAGAAAGGACTCCCTATTGAAAGCGTTATGGAAGTCGTTAAAGAATCGGTTATAAAAGTGGCACAGCAGACTTTAGATTCAAAGATTCTCTATGATGCAGAAATTGATAAAAAAAATAAAACTTTACATTTATATCAAGTCATTAGCGTTTGTAGCGATGATTATGAAGCAAAAGAAGACAAAGAGCATTTTATCCCACTTTCAGAGGCTAGAAAGCACGATAGCGAGATTAAAGTAGGCGATGAATTGCGTTATGAATTAAGTTTAGAAAATATGAATCGCAGTGCCGTTAATACTCTATTTAGGGAGTTAGAATTTAGAATCCAAAGATTGATTGAGACACAATTATTTGACAAATACAAAGCGCAAATTGGTAAAATTGTAAGCGGAAGTGTGGTTAGGATTGATGATCTTGGAAACACTTTTGTAGAAATTGATGAGATTCGGGCTATTTTGCCTAAAAAGAATCGGATTAAAGGAGAAGAGTTTAAGGTTGGTCAAGTTATAGGTGCGGTTTTGAAATATGTAGGGATTGATAAACAAAATGGCATTAGCATCGAACTTAGTCGCACTACACCAAAAATGCTTGAAGAGCTTTTAAGGCTAGAAGTGCCAGAGATTAAAGATGGTGAAGTGGAAATTGTGGCTTGTGCGAGAATCCCAGGAGAGAGAGCAAAAGTGGCTTTAAAGACTGATTCGATGAAAGTTGATCCTGTTGGGGCAACTGTTGGCGTGAAGGGTGTCCGTATTAATGCGGTTTCAAAAGAGTTAAAGAATGAAAGCATTGATTGTATTGAATTTTCAAATCAACCTGAAATTTATATTGCAAGGGCGCTTTCACCTGCTTTGATTGTAAGTGTTGTGGTAGAAGATAAAAAGGCTGTTGTTAGCATTTCTAGTGAGCAAAAACCTAAGGCTATTGGTAAAAATGGTATTAATGTTCGTTTGGCTTCTATGCTAACAGGTTATGAGATTGAGCTAAAAGAGATTGATAATGGCACGCTAGGGGATAGACAAACTAAAGAACCTGAAAAAAGCAATTTGGACATTCTTTCTTCTTTATTTAAAGAATAG
- a CDS encoding peptidylprolyl isomerase codes for MISFMQKHKKYLMITIWVSTIAFVGAGFVGWGSYDFSSTSNAVAVVGKTKVSINEMQREYSRLYGIYNQLVGGTLDEEQAKKMGIEEQALNNLIIKALMLNYAYDLGLRASKEEIIQAITSTESFQNNGQFDEQIYKRILQENQLKPKDFEESIKENLILQKLDALLDMPLTPLEIETLSAAYSMEDLVHIQIIDKKTINVNPTNEEVKRYWEENKDIYQTERGYEISSVFIPLDSIEIQEASLESYYEDFKNQFLDSEGQVIPYEKAKEQVSEKYRDAQAQKEALKEYIALRKNENPKAENLIIYEGNEDYGVEFINLLSQAKEQETLKPIKIAKDKKSGYITAKVIKIIPSEPKTYEAAQGNAKEDFVNSEKVRLLKEKATQALENFKGVDVGYVGYGETKTLKGLTKEESQEFAQELMSKGEEKGYILLENKAILYKIFDQRVKNSAIISQNLDFLMQNGTQIKARIVEKEFLDYLSKTYKIVRKI; via the coding sequence ATGATTAGTTTTATGCAAAAACACAAAAAGTATCTGATGATAACTATTTGGGTAAGCACCATTGCTTTTGTTGGTGCTGGTTTTGTGGGTTGGGGGAGTTATGATTTTTCTTCTACAAGCAACGCAGTGGCAGTTGTAGGGAAAACTAAAGTTTCTATCAACGAAATGCAACGCGAATATTCTAGACTTTATGGCATTTATAATCAATTAGTGGGTGGCACATTAGATGAAGAACAAGCCAAAAAAATGGGGATTGAAGAGCAAGCTTTAAATAATCTAATCATTAAAGCCTTAATGTTAAATTATGCCTATGATTTGGGATTAAGAGCAAGTAAAGAAGAGATTATACAAGCAATCACTTCTACAGAATCCTTTCAAAATAATGGTCAATTTGATGAGCAAATTTATAAGAGAATCTTGCAAGAAAATCAACTAAAGCCAAAGGATTTTGAAGAAAGCATTAAAGAGAATTTAATCTTGCAAAAACTTGATGCACTTTTAGATATGCCGCTTACACCCCTTGAAATAGAAACATTAAGTGCAGCGTATTCAATGGAAGATTTGGTGCATATTCAAATAATTGATAAAAAAACTATTAATGTTAATCCAACCAATGAAGAGGTTAAGCGATATTGGGAAGAAAATAAAGATATTTACCAAACAGAGCGTGGATATGAGATTTCTAGTGTTTTTATTCCTTTAGATTCAATTGAGATTCAAGAAGCTAGTTTAGAGAGTTACTATGAAGATTTTAAGAATCAATTTTTAGATTCTGAGGGACAAGTGATCCCTTATGAGAAAGCTAAAGAGCAAGTGAGTGAGAAATATAGAGATGCTCAAGCACAAAAAGAAGCCCTAAAAGAATATATTGCTTTGCGAAAGAATGAAAATCCTAAGGCGGAAAATTTAATTATTTATGAAGGTAATGAAGATTATGGAGTGGAATTTATTAATCTTTTAAGTCAAGCCAAAGAACAAGAAACGCTAAAACCTATCAAAATCGCTAAAGATAAAAAAAGTGGTTATATTACCGCTAAAGTAATTAAAATTATTCCTAGTGAGCCTAAGACTTATGAAGCAGCACAAGGGAATGCTAAGGAGGATTTTGTTAATTCTGAAAAAGTGCGTCTTTTAAAAGAAAAAGCCACTCAAGCGCTAGAAAATTTTAAAGGCGTTGATGTCGGTTATGTGGGGTATGGAGAAACAAAAACTTTAAAAGGACTAACTAAAGAAGAATCGCAAGAATTTGCTCAAGAGCTTATGAGCAAGGGAGAAGAAAAAGGCTATATTTTGTTAGAAAATAAAGCAATTTTATATAAAATCTTTGATCAAAGAGTAAAAAATTCTGCTATAATTAGCCAAAATTTAGATTTTCTAATGCAGAATGGGACACAGATCAAAGCGAGAATAGTTGAAAAAGAGTTCTTGGATTATTTATCAAAAACTTATAAAATAGTTAGAAAAATCTAA